The region CCTTTCCTTTCGTTGCCGGATTTCAATTAAAATTTACGACGATCTCATCATAGGTTTTTCGCCATTTGGGCGGAAGCAGCGTTTTGTCTTTGCGGAAATAGCCGACGGAAAGCAAAAGGGGTATCCAGAAATTATCCGGAATCTTAAATTCCCGGCGGACATCGTCATGATCAAATCCGTCCATGGGGTGGGTATCGAGTCCCAGGCTTTTGGCGGCCAGCATCAGTGCCATGGCAAAAAAACCCGTATTCTTGTTGGCAAAGGCCTGCTGTTTCTCCTTGTTGGCGCCGTAAAGATTCCGGCAGGCATCCAGAAACCATTGATACTGTTCCCGGGACATGGCGCCGGCTTTAACCATTTCATTAAAATTATGTTCAACCGTCGGATGTCCCTGTTGCCACCCGTTGCGATCCGTCAAGATAATGAGCGTCACGGGTGCTTCGCTGACTTTGGGCTGGTTCCAGGCCAGTTTTTGAAGACGCATTTTTTCTTCCGGATCTTTCAGAACAATCAGGTTCCAGGGCTGGAGGTTAAAGCTTGACGGAGCCTTGGCCGCCAGCTCAATCATCTCTTTTAACAGTTTTTCCGGTACCTTTTTTTCAGGGTCGAAAAAATTGACTGCACGTCGGTTGTTGACAACATCTTTGAAATCCATAATGACCTCCTTTCAAGTAAGCAAAGCCCTTGGTATTAAGAATATATCATAACATATCAATTTCCAAGTCTTTATTCATATTATTTTTTAAATTACGGCTGAGCCTCCTTATATTTTGGTATTTTTAAGCATTGAACGTGTTTGTTGTGAAGTTCTGTCTCCGACGATTTGAACAGGGTTGGAATATGCAAAAATCATGGAAACGAGCATCTGGGGTGAAAACTGCGGGTAATTGTTGATCCTGGAACCAAAGGCCGTCATCGTCTTTTCGGCAGCATTGGAAAAATCCGGGCGATGGGTAAATCGAGAAAGACGCAAAAGGTTCAAAGCGGCTACTGAACCGGCCGAAGGGATGGGCGTGTCGGAGTCCTCTTTTACGCGCAGAATCAGGTGTCGATCATGTTTCGTGTGTGTCATAAAAAAACCGCCGTTCTCGGTGTCGAAAAAGAGTTGGAGCTGTTTTTCCGCCAGGGTAACGGCCCAGTCGAGCCAGCCGGGATCAAAATCCGCCTCATAAAGATCGATAAGGCCCTGAATTAAAAAAGAGTAGTCGCTCGCAACGCCCGGGATGCCGGCTTCGTTGTCGCACCAGCGTCGGTAAAGCTGTTTTGAAGATGGATTGTAAAGATGTGTACGGATGAATTCAGCGGCATTGCGGGCGGCGGTCAGGTATGTTTCATTGCCGAATGGGGAACATGCCAGCGGTCGTCGGTGGCGTAGCGATGAAAGCCCCCGCCCAGATGATCGTAAATACCGCCATGAGCCATGGCGCGCAAGGTTAAAACGGTCATTTCGATGGCCCTGTCAGCGTTTGGCTCAGTTGCTTGCGTGTTTTTGGCATAGCGACTATAGGACAAAAGGAAATTCTGGATGGCCGGTGATGGAAACTTGGGGGCCGGGCTGAAGCCTCCTTTGTTCGCATCGAAATCGGATTTAAAGTTTTCATAAGCAGTTTCCAAAAGATTCGGCCCCGGCATGATCCCTTTGGTTTTCCAGGATAAATGATTGTTCAGTGTTTGGGTGATCGCATCAGCGGAATCAAGGATTTTGCGGTGCTTGTCAGGATCATTCCAGGCCTTGGCGATCAAACTTATCAGTTGAGACCAGGAAGCGATACCGATCTTGGGTTGTGGAGGGAAATAGGTGCCTCCGAAAAAAGGTTTCAAATCCGGGGTTAAAAAGACATTTAAGGGCCATCCCGCCGATCCGGTCAACGAAGTAACTGCCGTGATATAAATTTTATCAAGATCCGGTCGTTCTTCACGATCCACTTTAATACAAACGAAATTCGCGTTCATTTGACCTGCAATCTTCGAATCGGCGAAGGATTCATTTTCCATGACGTGGCACCAGTGGCAGGTGGAATAACCGATGGACAAAAGAATCGGTTTATTTTCCTTTTTTGCTTTGTCGAGCGCCTCGTCCCCCCAGGGGTACCAATCGACCGGGTTATAAGCGTGTTGCTGGAGATAGGGACTTTTTTCATTGATGAGGCGGTTGGGTGTTAAATCAATGTTATTCATGGTGTTCTCCTGATTTTAAACCGTTATTTTGTCGATAGACCCACTTGACACTATCCCGATGTACTCTTAATATTATTGATAACCGTTACTAATAATAATAACGATGTTTCATTTTACAAGGATACGCAAGATGATTAATTCGGATGAGAAATCCGGGCAGCCCTGGATATTTTAAGAAGCGTTCGGTATGTTTTTAAAGAAATATGCTCCAGATTCGTAAAATTTCCGGGCGGACAAACATTCCACGAAGGGAGGAAATATGGAAAAAGAGGAGACCAAATCCAAAAAGATCCTTGATCCCAATGAGGTAACCAGTTGTGATGCCACCGCCCAGATGCTGAAGAAGGCCCGCATCGACGGTGTAGAGCTCGCTTTTGATCGGGCTGCGAATATGAAAGCGTGCCCCATTGGCGCCGATTCAGCGTGTTGCAAGCATTGCGCCATGGGTCCCTGCCGGCTCAATTCAAAGGACCCCTACGGCAAGGTCGGTGTCTGCGGCGCTACCATCGATACGATCATGGCTCGAAATTTCGGGCGGATGGTAGCCACCGGTTCCGCCTGTCATAACGACCATGGCATGGCCATGCTGGACGTGTTCCGTGATGTCGTCAACGGCGTTATCACTGACTATACCATCAAAGATACCGACAAGCTTGAAAAGGTCGCAAGCTCGATCGGTATCGAAATAAAAGGACGCAGCGTTAAGGAGATCGCGACGGATCTATACCATGAGCTGGAAAAGACGTACACACAGGTGGAAGGTGAAATGCCCTTTGTCAAGCGGGTTCCGGAGAAAACGCTGGAAACCTGGCGCAAACTCGGTATTGTGCCCAGGGGTGCCATGCGGGAGGTTATGGAACTGATGAGCAGAACCCATATGGGGTGTGACCAGGATTATGAGAACATCGTCAAACAGTGCAGCCGGACGGCTCTGGCGGATGGCTGGGGCGGGTCGATGGTGGCTACCGAAATCGGCGATATTCTTTTCGGAACTCCGTCACCAATCAGTGTGGAGATGAACATGGGGGTTCTTAAGGAGGATCAGGTCAACATCATCGTCCACGGGCATGAACCGAATCTGTTTGAATCGATGGTTGCTTCGGTAAACGAGCCGTCACTCGTCCAAGCAGCTCGAGAGGCCGGAGCCAAAGGCATTAATCTGGTGGGAATGTGCTGTTCGGGTTTGGAGATGTTTTCCCGTCACGGCATCCCCCATGCCGGGAATTTCATGTCGACCGAAGCAGTTCTGGTTACCGGTGCCGTTGACGCCATGGCGGTGGATATTCAGTGTATCCAGCAGGGTCTGGTCAAGGTGGCCGATTGCTACGGCACCCC is a window of Candidatus Desulfatibia profunda DNA encoding:
- a CDS encoding thioredoxin domain-containing protein: MNNIDLTPNRLINEKSPYLQQHAYNPVDWYPWGDEALDKAKKENKPILLSIGYSTCHWCHVMENESFADSKIAGQMNANFVCIKVDREERPDLDKIYITAVTSLTGSAGWPLNVFLTPDLKPFFGGTYFPPQPKIGIASWSQLISLIAKAWNDPDKHRKILDSADAITQTLNNHLSWKTKGIMPGPNLLETAYENFKSDFDANKGGFSPAPKFPSPAIQNFLLSYSRYAKNTQATEPNADRAIEMTVLTLRAMAHGGIYDHLGGGFHRYATDDRWHVPHSAMKHT
- a CDS encoding nitroreductase family protein, with the translated sequence MDFKDVVNNRRAVNFFDPEKKVPEKLLKEMIELAAKAPSSFNLQPWNLIVLKDPEEKMRLQKLAWNQPKVSEAPVTLIILTDRNGWQQGHPTVEHNFNEMVKAGAMSREQYQWFLDACRNLYGANKEKQQAFANKNTGFFAMALMLAAKSLGLDTHPMDGFDHDDVRREFKIPDNFWIPLLLSVGYFRKDKTLLPPKWRKTYDEIVVNFN
- the cooS gene encoding anaerobic carbon-monoxide dehydrogenase catalytic subunit — translated: MEKEETKSKKILDPNEVTSCDATAQMLKKARIDGVELAFDRAANMKACPIGADSACCKHCAMGPCRLNSKDPYGKVGVCGATIDTIMARNFGRMVATGSACHNDHGMAMLDVFRDVVNGVITDYTIKDTDKLEKVASSIGIEIKGRSVKEIATDLYHELEKTYTQVEGEMPFVKRVPEKTLETWRKLGIVPRGAMREVMELMSRTHMGCDQDYENIVKQCSRTALADGWGGSMVATEIGDILFGTPSPISVEMNMGVLKEDQVNIIVHGHEPNLFESMVASVNEPSLVQAAREAGAKGINLVGMCCSGLEMFSRHGIPHAGNFMSTEAVLVTGAVDAMAVDIQCIQQGLVKVADCYGTPLFTTNPRCHIEGAQHLEFHERDARTCTDEIVIKAISRFKNRKVPVQIPKHVGIGVHGFSHEYISYMLGGTFRASYTPLNDNIINGRIRGVAGVVGCVNPRVRQDWVHVELVKELIKNDVLVIQTGCSQIALAKAGLTTPEAAIFAGPGLREVCNTVGMPPVLGMGACVDNSRILIAASEMVREGGLGNSIADLPVAGAAPEWMSEKAIAIGQYFVASGVFTVFGVTFPIVKETKFHKLLFEGLEEQGLGKWGFTADPYEMARMMIAHIDKKRKALGLDKARERTLVDMADRRKMDAA